One segment of Gordonia terrae DNA contains the following:
- a CDS encoding response regulator, translating to MSAGRSDGEQAPLRIMVVDDHPIWREAVARDLADEGFDVVATADGVGSAGRRAAAVTPDVVLMDMQLPDGTGTEATAAVLAVSPHTRILVLSASGERDDVLEAVKAGASGYLVKSSSREELVAAVRATADGQAVFTPGLAGLVLGEYRRMSQQPDAAPAAPVLTERETEVLRLVAKGLSAKQIARRLDLSHRTVENHVQATLRKLQLGNRVELTRYVIEHGLEEE from the coding sequence ATGAGTGCAGGCCGGAGTGACGGAGAGCAGGCGCCGCTGCGGATCATGGTCGTCGACGACCATCCGATCTGGCGGGAGGCGGTGGCCCGTGATCTCGCCGACGAGGGATTCGACGTCGTCGCCACCGCCGACGGTGTGGGCAGCGCGGGCCGGCGTGCGGCCGCCGTCACGCCCGACGTCGTGCTGATGGACATGCAACTACCCGATGGCACCGGCACCGAGGCGACGGCCGCGGTCCTCGCGGTCTCGCCCCACACTCGCATCCTCGTCTTGTCGGCCTCCGGCGAGCGCGACGACGTGCTCGAAGCCGTGAAGGCCGGGGCCAGTGGCTATCTGGTGAAGTCGTCGTCCCGGGAAGAGCTGGTGGCGGCGGTGCGCGCCACCGCCGACGGCCAGGCGGTCTTCACGCCGGGGCTCGCGGGGCTGGTGCTTGGCGAGTACCGGCGCATGTCGCAGCAGCCCGACGCCGCGCCCGCGGCGCCCGTGCTCACCGAGCGCGAGACCGAGGTGTTGCGTCTGGTCGCAAAAGGATTGAGCGCCAAGCAGATCGCGCGGCGCCTCGACCTCAGTCACCGAACGGTCGAGAACCACGTCCAGGCAACCCTCCGCAAACTCCAGCTCGGCAACCGGGTGGAACTGACCCGCTACGTCATCGAACACGGCCTCGAGGAGGAGTGA
- the macS gene encoding MacS family sensor histidine kinase, giving the protein MTRRPLPGAATEPDRTREPARPARVVDHDPVGPLWRGAQIFRLLSYLYALGFQIAVNPDLDRSGVAWVLFGLLSAWTLVSGIGYFVGFARNRVWVGAEVVVVCALMLSTSYVAGADWAWHNQTWPTTLWATNAVISVAILTGPVGGIVAGLIVGGTSTFVKGELNLDFGRNATIIVIVATGMAVGLAAANARRVQEQLSRAARIAAAAEERERLSREVHDGVLQVLALIARRGREIGGPTDELATLAAEQERALRRLISDTDDPVASDPDAQRSVDLAAALRVFGDGRVSVSAPADPVMIPAHRGAEIRAAVVNALDNVVNHAGPGARAYILVEDLGSDVVVSVRDDGIGIPDGRLAEAVAQGRVGVSKSIVGRIESLGGTARLDTETGAGTEWEFTVPRDESGRSRGATG; this is encoded by the coding sequence GTGACCCGCCGGCCGCTGCCGGGTGCGGCCACCGAGCCGGACCGGACGCGCGAACCGGCCCGACCGGCACGGGTCGTCGACCACGATCCGGTCGGCCCACTGTGGCGGGGTGCGCAGATCTTCCGGTTGCTGTCGTACCTGTATGCGCTCGGCTTCCAGATCGCCGTCAACCCCGACCTCGACCGCAGCGGCGTCGCCTGGGTGCTCTTCGGTCTGCTGTCCGCGTGGACGCTGGTCAGCGGGATCGGCTACTTCGTCGGGTTCGCGCGCAACCGGGTGTGGGTCGGCGCCGAGGTGGTCGTCGTCTGCGCGCTGATGCTGTCGACGTCGTATGTCGCCGGCGCGGACTGGGCGTGGCACAACCAGACCTGGCCCACCACCCTGTGGGCCACCAACGCCGTCATCTCGGTCGCGATCCTCACCGGCCCGGTCGGCGGGATCGTGGCTGGTCTGATCGTCGGCGGCACCAGTACCTTCGTCAAGGGCGAACTCAACCTCGACTTCGGGCGCAACGCCACGATCATCGTCATCGTCGCGACCGGCATGGCGGTCGGACTCGCGGCCGCGAACGCCCGCCGGGTCCAGGAGCAGCTGTCGCGGGCCGCGCGTATCGCGGCAGCCGCCGAGGAACGCGAGCGGCTCTCGCGCGAGGTTCACGACGGTGTCCTCCAGGTCCTGGCGCTGATCGCTCGACGCGGTCGCGAGATCGGCGGTCCGACAGACGAACTGGCCACGCTCGCGGCGGAGCAGGAGCGTGCGCTGCGTCGACTGATCTCGGACACCGACGACCCTGTCGCAAGCGACCCCGACGCGCAACGCAGCGTCGATCTGGCCGCCGCCCTCCGCGTCTTCGGCGACGGCCGGGTGTCGGTCAGCGCTCCCGCCGACCCGGTGATGATCCCGGCGCATCGGGGTGCCGAGATCCGTGCGGCGGTCGTCAACGCACTCGACAACGTGGTCAATCACGCCGGTCCCGGTGCGCGCGCGTACATCCTGGTGGAGGATCTGGGATCGGATGTGGTGGTGAGTGTGCGCGACGACGGGATCGGCATCCCGGACGGCAGGCTCGCCGAGGCGGTCGCGCAGGGACGCGTCGGGGTGTCGAAGTCGATCGTCGGGCGGATCGAATCCCTCGGCGGCACAGCGCGACTCGACACCGAAACGGGTGCGGGCACGGAGTGGGAGTTCACGGTCCCGCGGGACGAGAGCGGAAGGTCGAGGGGAGCAACGGGATGA
- a CDS encoding AI-2E family transporter: MTEAERAERPRDVRDLASIDRAKVHPQVRAAAEWAWRLLLLVAAGYVATRVFREFEEVLVPVALAILIAAMLVPGVDALDRRGLPRSLAVIVNLVLAIGLLAAVMTFVVREFIDGVPELAEQVRVTVEKTREWLINGPLGLDRDQVRNFGTDTLDFIQHNQDRVTSGALATATTASEIITGALLTLFLLIFFLYGGGQIWQFSVKLIPQTNRNRVWEAGIAGFGTLVGYVRATVAVAFVDACGIGIGLAILQVPLALPLASLVFLGAFIPIVGALVTGTLAVLVALVTQGWIAAVVALAIVVGVMQLESHVLQPFLLGRSVRLHPVAVVLGIAAGLVSAGIIGGLLAVPLIAFFNTAIRRLKGSEADGAHDDRRPGVVAEPDPPVWDTDDPDAAAETLAQEVSSTDSRRDAEPGDQADSEPGLTRSEKTGPDREGPDRDGGGAT, translated from the coding sequence GTGACCGAAGCCGAACGAGCCGAGCGGCCGCGCGATGTCCGCGACCTTGCGTCCATCGACCGGGCCAAGGTGCACCCTCAGGTACGGGCGGCGGCGGAATGGGCGTGGCGGTTGCTGCTCCTGGTCGCGGCGGGATACGTCGCCACCAGGGTCTTCCGGGAGTTCGAAGAGGTCCTCGTCCCGGTCGCCCTCGCCATCCTGATCGCGGCCATGCTGGTCCCCGGAGTCGATGCACTCGACCGGCGTGGGTTGCCGCGGTCGCTTGCGGTGATCGTCAACCTCGTCCTGGCGATCGGGTTGCTCGCGGCGGTCATGACGTTCGTGGTCCGCGAGTTCATCGACGGCGTCCCCGAACTCGCCGAGCAGGTTCGGGTGACCGTCGAGAAGACCAGGGAATGGCTCATCAACGGGCCCCTGGGGCTCGACCGGGACCAGGTGCGCAACTTCGGCACCGACACCCTCGACTTCATCCAGCACAACCAGGACCGCGTCACCAGCGGCGCGCTGGCCACGGCCACCACGGCGAGCGAGATCATCACCGGTGCACTTCTGACGTTGTTCCTGCTGATCTTCTTCCTCTACGGCGGGGGCCAGATCTGGCAGTTCTCCGTCAAGCTGATCCCGCAGACCAACCGGAATCGGGTGTGGGAGGCGGGTATCGCCGGGTTCGGCACCCTCGTCGGCTATGTCCGGGCGACGGTCGCGGTGGCCTTCGTCGACGCCTGCGGCATCGGCATCGGACTCGCGATCCTGCAAGTACCCCTGGCGCTCCCGTTGGCGTCACTGGTCTTCCTGGGCGCGTTCATCCCGATCGTCGGCGCCCTGGTCACCGGCACCCTGGCGGTGCTGGTGGCCCTGGTGACCCAGGGCTGGATCGCGGCAGTCGTCGCCCTCGCCATCGTCGTCGGCGTCATGCAACTCGAAAGTCATGTGCTGCAGCCGTTCCTGCTCGGCCGGTCGGTGCGGTTGCACCCGGTCGCGGTCGTGCTCGGCATCGCGGCCGGACTCGTGTCGGCCGGCATCATCGGTGGCCTGCTCGCCGTGCCCCTGATCGCGTTCTTCAACACCGCGATCCGGCGTCTGAAGGGGAGCGAGGCCGACGGCGCCCACGACGACCGACGCCCGGGGGTCGTCGCCGAGCCGGATCCGCCGGTCTGGGACACCGACGATCCCGACGCAGCGGCCGAGACGCTCGCGCAGGAGGTGTCGAGCACCGACTCGCGCCGGGACGCCGAACCAGGCGACCAGGCGGATTCCGAGCCGGGTCTCACCCGGAGCGAGAAGACCGGGCCGGACCGGGAGGGACCCGACCGCGACGGGGGCGGCGCGACGTGA
- a CDS encoding lysylphosphatidylglycerol synthase transmembrane domain-containing protein — protein sequence MSSEDVGSPGGAAAPATRPRFWWVRWVLLAVVLVILAVEVVLIWPELKGAWFRIGEIQWHWVAACLVAAMLSMDSFAQVQRALLRSAGLRVTQWKSLSVILAANSLSQTMPGGQVLAPAFTYRETRKWGATPVIASWQVVMSGLLAGIGLAVLGFGGALLAGAKTSPFSVVFSVAGFLAVAVVLQYLASHPESLKSTGIRVLGWVNQLRNKPEDHGTERLFETLEQLRAVQLTKRDTSVAFGWSLFNWVADVACLMFACWAVDAHPSISGLMVAYAAGKAVGSAIPLLPGGIGVVDAVLVPALTSAGMPAADAITAVLIYRLISYVIVSAIGWVVIGLMFRNRIKRDDTFIDEVERDAEVLERAADEPSPTMPDSPARPDLPPSDGIGPDTTGRSPADEPDGRFPGDSGRTSDTDPPSDPVR from the coding sequence ATGTCGTCGGAGGATGTTGGCTCGCCGGGGGGCGCGGCAGCCCCGGCCACCCGTCCTCGGTTCTGGTGGGTGCGTTGGGTCCTGCTCGCCGTCGTCCTCGTCATCCTCGCCGTCGAAGTCGTCCTCATCTGGCCCGAGCTCAAGGGCGCCTGGTTCCGCATCGGCGAGATCCAGTGGCACTGGGTGGCGGCCTGTCTGGTCGCCGCGATGCTGTCGATGGACAGCTTCGCGCAGGTCCAGCGCGCGCTCTTGCGGTCCGCGGGCCTGCGCGTCACGCAGTGGAAGTCACTGTCGGTCATCCTGGCGGCCAACTCGCTGAGCCAGACGATGCCGGGCGGCCAGGTGCTCGCCCCGGCGTTCACCTACCGCGAGACCCGTAAGTGGGGTGCGACGCCGGTCATCGCGTCGTGGCAGGTCGTGATGTCGGGTCTGCTCGCCGGTATCGGTCTCGCCGTCCTCGGATTCGGCGGCGCCCTGCTGGCCGGCGCGAAGACCAGCCCGTTCTCGGTCGTCTTCTCCGTCGCCGGGTTCCTCGCGGTCGCGGTGGTGCTGCAATATCTGGCCAGCCACCCGGAGTCGTTGAAGAGCACCGGGATTCGTGTCCTCGGCTGGGTGAATCAGCTCCGCAACAAGCCGGAGGACCACGGGACCGAGCGCCTCTTCGAGACCCTCGAACAGCTCCGGGCGGTGCAACTCACCAAGCGCGACACCTCGGTGGCCTTCGGCTGGAGCCTGTTCAACTGGGTCGCCGACGTGGCCTGCCTGATGTTCGCCTGCTGGGCGGTCGACGCACACCCGAGCATCTCGGGCCTGATGGTCGCCTACGCGGCGGGCAAGGCCGTCGGTTCGGCGATCCCCCTGCTGCCGGGCGGTATCGGTGTCGTCGACGCGGTGCTGGTGCCCGCACTCACCAGCGCCGGGATGCCCGCGGCCGACGCGATCACCGCGGTCCTCATCTACCGTCTGATCAGCTACGTCATCGTCTCGGCGATCGGCTGGGTGGTCATCGGCCTGATGTTCCGCAACCGCATCAAGCGCGACGACACGTTCATCGACGAGGTGGAGCGCGACGCCGAGGTTCTCGAACGCGCGGCCGACGAGCCGTCGCCGACGATGCCCGACAGCCCCGCCCGTCCCGACCTCCCGCCTTCCGACGGCATCGGCCCCGACACCACGGGCAGGTCGCCCGCCGACGAGCCCGACGGCCGGTTTCCCGGGGACTCCGGCCGAACGTCCGACACCGATCCGCCGTCGGACCCGGTACGGTAG
- a CDS encoding DUF3054 domain-containing protein encodes MLSSKTDRGSDTAETGTSPARGTATAPVAALFDAVAIAVFVLIGRASHEEGYVLTSVLHTLWPFLAGCAAGWSITYVYAHVRSSDFFGHDYRPDRVVPVGLVVWFCTVTVAMILRFILSQGVAVSFVIVAAVVLAAFLLGWRAVFAVLGRRAAA; translated from the coding sequence ATGCTGAGCTCGAAGACGGATCGGGGCTCCGACACGGCGGAGACGGGGACCTCGCCTGCGCGCGGAACGGCGACCGCTCCCGTCGCAGCCCTGTTCGACGCCGTGGCGATCGCGGTCTTCGTCCTGATCGGCCGGGCCAGCCACGAAGAGGGGTATGTGCTGACCTCGGTGCTGCACACGCTGTGGCCGTTCCTGGCCGGCTGCGCGGCCGGTTGGTCGATCACCTACGTCTATGCGCACGTGCGGTCGAGCGATTTCTTCGGGCACGACTACCGTCCGGACCGGGTCGTCCCGGTCGGCCTCGTCGTCTGGTTCTGCACGGTGACCGTCGCGATGATCCTGCGGTTCATCCTCAGCCAGGGGGTGGCGGTCAGTTTCGTGATCGTCGCGGCCGTGGTGCTCGCCGCCTTCCTGCTCGGCTGGCGAGCCGTCTTCGCCGTGCTGGGTCGGCGCGCCGCCGCCTGA
- a CDS encoding NTF2-like N-terminal transpeptidase domain-containing protein: MKIWVKRATSAACAAVTCAVMVSSCGFAGSSDTGAAAAIDAFAAALSRQDAGGAATFTTAPGQAGDSLTTTLKQMSAQRVDVDVENPVEYSDGTATFSVTTTWNWDKGREYESTSGGTARKLSSGWKVTWDPAILHAGLTAGGTLREIRTDAKPAPTVRSRSGKVFMYAQPVNEIVLDPTRTADLNASVRALAGVIAPIAPMITGQVIREKLDATPGKAITAVGLRDSDMEVLAGDPRRVPGVTVNRSDQLVMADRRLSSPLEDGLTNYWQAIRDATAGWQVEMLGPGAAPRKLAGEQGPPGPDVPTTVDQGIQLTLGDAAVEVGQPATILTLDAQTGAILGMAQNSYAIDSGVDIDRPYPVGTTLNPVFDAIGRAAGPQHERGDELLDRLGLGVQFTVPGASVPTPDRPGIATIDFRPGQSMMSMTNMAAFGVAMARSAAGQTSSVPPFVLKNVPTKVSGGDLGGLDPAVVRPVLQAMTSTAATGDASDLTRAPGLRALVGTNGPEGPGWFVGLQGGQVVVIYTEGPKSGTAALQVAQKYFTIK; this comes from the coding sequence ATGAAGATCTGGGTCAAGCGCGCGACGTCAGCCGCTTGCGCCGCGGTCACGTGCGCGGTCATGGTGAGTTCCTGTGGATTCGCCGGTTCGTCGGACACGGGTGCCGCTGCCGCCATCGATGCATTCGCCGCCGCACTGAGCCGACAGGACGCCGGCGGGGCCGCGACGTTCACCACCGCGCCGGGACAGGCCGGTGACAGTCTCACCACCACTTTGAAACAGATGTCCGCTCAGCGGGTCGACGTCGACGTCGAGAACCCCGTCGAATACAGCGACGGGACGGCCACGTTCTCGGTCACCACCACCTGGAACTGGGACAAGGGCCGCGAGTACGAGTCGACCAGCGGCGGCACCGCGCGCAAACTCTCATCGGGCTGGAAGGTCACCTGGGACCCCGCGATCCTGCATGCCGGTCTCACCGCCGGTGGCACCCTCCGCGAGATCCGCACCGATGCGAAGCCGGCGCCGACCGTGCGCAGCCGTTCCGGCAAGGTCTTCATGTACGCCCAGCCGGTCAACGAGATCGTCCTCGACCCCACCCGCACCGCCGATCTGAACGCCTCGGTGCGGGCGCTGGCCGGGGTGATCGCACCCATCGCCCCGATGATCACCGGGCAGGTGATCCGCGAGAAGCTCGACGCGACCCCCGGCAAGGCGATCACCGCGGTCGGACTGCGTGACTCCGACATGGAGGTCCTCGCGGGTGACCCGCGGCGCGTACCCGGCGTCACGGTCAATCGGTCCGACCAGCTCGTGATGGCCGACCGGCGGCTCTCCTCGCCCCTCGAGGACGGACTGACCAACTACTGGCAGGCCATCCGCGATGCCACCGCCGGGTGGCAGGTCGAGATGCTGGGTCCGGGGGCGGCACCCCGCAAACTGGCGGGCGAGCAGGGTCCGCCCGGGCCGGACGTGCCGACGACCGTCGATCAGGGCATCCAGCTGACCCTGGGCGATGCGGCCGTCGAGGTGGGCCAGCCGGCGACCATCCTGACCCTCGACGCGCAGACCGGCGCGATCCTCGGGATGGCGCAGAACTCGTACGCGATCGACAGCGGTGTCGACATCGACCGCCCGTATCCGGTCGGTACGACGCTCAACCCGGTCTTCGACGCGATCGGGCGAGCTGCGGGGCCGCAGCACGAGCGCGGCGACGAACTCCTCGATCGGCTCGGGCTCGGCGTCCAGTTCACGGTGCCGGGCGCAAGCGTTCCCACCCCGGATCGTCCCGGTATCGCGACCATCGACTTCCGGCCCGGTCAGAGCATGATGTCGATGACGAACATGGCCGCCTTCGGTGTCGCCATGGCGCGCAGCGCCGCCGGCCAGACGTCCTCGGTACCGCCGTTCGTACTGAAGAACGTGCCCACGAAGGTCTCCGGAGGCGACCTCGGCGGCCTCGACCCGGCCGTCGTCCGGCCGGTTCTCCAGGCGATGACCTCGACGGCCGCCACCGGTGATGCCAGTGACCTGACCCGGGCCCCGGGACTGCGCGCCCTGGTGGGCACCAACGGTCCGGAGGGGCCGGGATGGTTCGTGGGTCTGCAGGGCGGCCAGGTCGTCGTGATCTACACCGAGGGACCGAAGTCGGGAACCGCCGCGCTCCAGGTCGCGCAGAAGTACTTCACGATCAAGTAG
- a CDS encoding pirin family protein — MVFTVFRSDDRAVTATDWLTSRHCFSFGDNYDPSNTHFGALLAVNDEVVAPGAGFDLHSHQESEIVTWVVSGTLVHRDSAGHSGVLYPGLVQRMSAGTGVEHSERNDAWPDLAGSGSDPVRYVQMWLMPDRHGLAPSYEQADVRERLAAGGLVPIASGDPGRNPAISVANSGATLYAARLRSGETVEAPGCRFTHLFVVDGQVGIDEIGVLDPGDAVRGADTEPFSITAHTDAEVLVWSMAAGLGGG; from the coding sequence ATGGTTTTCACCGTGTTCCGCAGTGACGATCGTGCCGTCACCGCCACCGACTGGCTGACCTCGCGGCACTGCTTCTCGTTCGGCGACAACTACGACCCGTCGAACACCCATTTCGGCGCATTGCTGGCGGTCAACGACGAGGTCGTCGCGCCGGGCGCGGGCTTCGACCTGCACTCCCATCAGGAGAGCGAGATCGTGACCTGGGTGGTCTCGGGGACGCTGGTCCACCGCGACTCGGCGGGGCACTCCGGGGTCCTCTACCCCGGCCTGGTCCAACGGATGAGCGCAGGTACCGGGGTTGAGCACTCCGAGCGCAACGACGCCTGGCCCGATCTCGCCGGTTCCGGCAGCGATCCCGTCCGGTACGTCCAGATGTGGTTGATGCCCGACCGCCACGGCCTCGCTCCCTCGTATGAGCAGGCCGACGTCCGCGAGCGTCTCGCCGCCGGTGGTCTCGTACCGATCGCGTCCGGCGACCCGGGCCGCAACCCGGCGATCTCCGTCGCCAACTCGGGCGCCACCCTGTACGCGGCACGACTTCGATCCGGCGAGACCGTCGAGGCACCCGGTTGCCGGTTCACCCATCTGTTCGTCGTGGACGGACAGGTCGGCATCGACGAGATCGGTGTACTCGATCCGGGCGACGCCGTGCGGGGCGCCGACACAGAGCCGTTCTCGATCACCGCCCACACCGACGCCGAGGTGCTGGTGTGGTCGATGGCTGCCGGGTTGGGCGGTGGCTAG
- a CDS encoding NAD-dependent epimerase/dehydratase family protein encodes MRVFVTGGTGAIGGYAVPAMIAAGHDVRALARTDAAASALRAHGATPVRVSLFDRDGLAESFDHCAAVVNLASALPGTASFVRLSAWTDCHRIRREGSAAVVDAAIAAGVPRVLQESVVMVYTDSGDRWIDEESPVDHYPIATGNHAAEASAHRFTDSGGAGVVLRFGLFYGAGAAHSEQLMSLARRRVGFRAGRPDAYVSSIHLADAAAAVVSALHVDSGTYNIVDDLPVTKRNHTAALAGAVGRHPVVTGPGRAALLLGERTTSLTRSLRVSNKRFRSAGGWQPRYHSVWEGYAQMARRLGVGSS; translated from the coding sequence ATGCGGGTATTCGTGACCGGCGGTACGGGGGCCATCGGGGGATACGCGGTGCCCGCAATGATCGCCGCCGGACACGACGTGCGTGCCCTCGCGCGAACGGATGCCGCCGCGTCCGCATTGCGTGCTCACGGCGCCACCCCGGTTCGGGTGTCGTTGTTCGATCGTGACGGCCTCGCCGAGAGCTTCGACCACTGCGCCGCGGTGGTCAATCTCGCCTCGGCGCTCCCGGGCACGGCCTCGTTCGTCCGACTGTCGGCCTGGACGGACTGCCACCGCATCCGACGGGAGGGCTCGGCAGCGGTGGTCGATGCGGCCATCGCCGCCGGCGTGCCGCGAGTGCTGCAGGAGTCGGTTGTCATGGTGTACACCGATTCCGGGGACCGTTGGATCGACGAGGAATCGCCCGTCGATCACTATCCGATCGCGACCGGCAATCATGCCGCCGAGGCGTCGGCCCATCGCTTCACCGATTCCGGTGGCGCCGGCGTCGTGCTCCGGTTCGGACTGTTCTACGGTGCCGGCGCCGCTCACAGCGAACAACTGATGTCGCTCGCGCGGCGTCGGGTCGGCTTCCGGGCGGGCCGTCCCGATGCCTACGTCTCCTCGATCCATCTCGCCGATGCCGCCGCAGCCGTGGTGTCTGCGCTCCACGTCGATTCCGGCACCTACAACATCGTCGACGATCTACCGGTCACCAAGCGGAACCACACGGCTGCCCTGGCCGGCGCGGTCGGCAGGCATCCTGTGGTGACCGGACCCGGTCGTGCTGCACTGCTGCTCGGCGAGCGCACCACGTCGCTGACCCGATCGCTCCGGGTGTCCAACAAGCGGTTTCGGTCAGCCGGTGGATGGCAGCCGCGATATCACTCGGTGTGGGAGGGGTACGCGCAGATGGCGCGCCGGCTCGGCGTCGGGTCGAGCTGA
- a CDS encoding sterol desaturase family protein codes for MSADDIDARARRQVAAEERRMRSRRSTTLRDAFTEFLRHPSPWMITAFLVISFAARIRLGGWGFADLVVPVVMIASFPLAEWLIHVFVLHWRPKRWGPITIDPLVARKHREHHANPRNIPLVFIPWQVLVTVVLAAVAVGLVVFASAERGLTFMVTLAAIGLVYEWTHYLIHSDYRPRHAYYRRLWRNHRFHHYRNEHYWFAVTTAGTADRLLHTYPDPETVEKSPTAKDLHALSRTAD; via the coding sequence ATGTCTGCCGACGACATCGATGCCAGAGCCCGCCGCCAGGTGGCGGCCGAAGAACGGCGCATGCGGTCACGCAGGTCGACGACCCTGCGGGACGCATTCACCGAGTTCCTGCGACACCCGTCGCCCTGGATGATCACCGCTTTCCTCGTGATCTCGTTCGCGGCGCGGATACGGTTGGGCGGCTGGGGTTTTGCCGACCTGGTGGTCCCGGTCGTGATGATCGCGAGCTTCCCGCTGGCGGAATGGCTGATCCACGTCTTCGTGTTGCACTGGCGGCCGAAGCGGTGGGGTCCCATCACCATCGATCCCCTGGTCGCGCGGAAGCATCGGGAACATCACGCGAACCCTCGGAACATCCCGCTGGTGTTCATTCCGTGGCAGGTGCTGGTCACGGTCGTCCTCGCGGCTGTCGCGGTGGGGCTCGTCGTATTCGCCAGTGCAGAACGGGGTCTCACGTTCATGGTGACGCTCGCGGCGATCGGACTGGTCTACGAATGGACGCACTATCTGATCCACTCCGACTACCGGCCGCGCCACGCATACTATCGCCGGTTGTGGCGGAATCACCGCTTTCACCACTATCGCAACGAGCACTACTGGTTCGCGGTCACGACGGCCGGGACCGCCGACCGGTTGTTGCACACCTACCCCGACCCGGAGACGGTCGAGAAGTCGCCCACGGCAAAGGATCTGCACGCGCTCTCGCGGACAGCGGACTGA
- a CDS encoding FadR/GntR family transcriptional regulator, giving the protein MPFEPVSQQSAPEIVFDQIVEGVLSGDLPAGEALPSERELARILGVSRPTVREALKRVAAAGLVSIRQGDGARVQDIARTGGLDLLPRLLIRGGALVPSVARSIVEARAAVGPDVAGLAAKRATSDHIERLSLVLADVAVEPDPVAHQVVALEFWSTVVDAADSIAFRLMYNSLRAAYEPAVPALASMLEPEVGNIEGYRAVVDAIGTHDPERAATAARELLAPATASLLDLCRALEDAESVPGEES; this is encoded by the coding sequence ATGCCGTTCGAGCCCGTGTCCCAGCAGAGCGCGCCCGAGATCGTCTTCGACCAGATCGTCGAAGGTGTCCTGTCCGGTGATCTGCCGGCGGGTGAGGCTCTGCCCAGCGAACGCGAGTTGGCGCGCATCCTCGGTGTGTCGCGGCCCACCGTGCGGGAAGCGTTGAAGCGGGTGGCAGCCGCAGGCCTGGTCTCCATCCGCCAGGGCGATGGCGCACGGGTCCAGGACATCGCACGCACGGGCGGTCTCGATCTGTTGCCGCGCTTGCTCATCCGGGGCGGTGCGCTTGTGCCGAGCGTTGCGCGCTCGATCGTCGAGGCGCGCGCGGCGGTGGGGCCGGACGTCGCGGGTCTCGCCGCGAAGCGGGCGACAAGCGACCACATCGAGAGGCTGTCGTTGGTGCTCGCCGACGTCGCCGTCGAACCGGACCCGGTCGCCCACCAGGTCGTCGCACTCGAATTCTGGAGCACGGTCGTCGACGCGGCCGACTCCATCGCCTTCCGTCTCATGTACAACTCGCTCCGCGCCGCGTACGAGCCTGCGGTTCCCGCGCTCGCATCGATGCTGGAGCCGGAGGTGGGGAACATCGAGGGCTATCGAGCGGTCGTCGATGCGATCGGTACACACGATCCCGAACGCGCGGCGACCGCCGCTCGTGAACTACTCGCTCCCGCGACAGCGTCCCTACTCGACCTCTGCCGGGCGCTCGAAGACGCCGAATCCGTTCCCGGAGAGGAGAGCTGA
- a CDS encoding pyridoxamine 5'-phosphate oxidase family protein translates to MSDTTAISSDTLGTDDLEFLARPLLGFFSTATGPTPPQPRPVWFEATPEGEVQLFTGPDSLKVRRLASDPRASIVVATPADERERWIAIAGPARVETDGDAARDLATRLAERYWDLDDPTRAQDLAEILADDWVRIVIRPDRIRRLSF, encoded by the coding sequence ATGAGCGACACCACTGCGATCTCCTCGGACACCCTCGGCACCGACGACCTCGAGTTCCTGGCCCGCCCCCTCCTCGGCTTCTTCTCGACGGCCACCGGCCCGACTCCCCCGCAGCCCCGCCCCGTCTGGTTCGAGGCGACGCCAGAGGGTGAGGTCCAGCTCTTCACCGGCCCCGATTCGCTCAAGGTCCGCCGACTCGCCTCCGACCCGCGGGCCTCGATCGTGGTCGCCACACCGGCCGACGAGCGCGAACGCTGGATCGCCATAGCCGGTCCGGCGCGGGTCGAGACCGACGGCGACGCCGCACGCGACCTCGCGACCCGACTCGCCGAGCGCTACTGGGACCTCGACGACCCCACCCGCGCCCAGGATCTCGCCGAGATCCTCGCCGATGACTGGGTGCGGATCGTCATCCGGCCGGACAGGATCCGGCGACTGAGCTTCTGA